In Shouchella patagoniensis, the following are encoded in one genomic region:
- a CDS encoding MFS transporter has protein sequence MKKRLGKGLGRNYSFLLSTVALNGIGDGLTIIAIPWIATGITDNALYISLISVFMFLPWLLFTIPTGVILDRYSNIYVMLFTSVFRFMTLLIFCLLIYFDNLSFPSLVILCFFIGTAKVLFDSSTQTIVPNLVDNANYEKANGNLFSTRMITSDLLGQGIGGLIITIALFLPILIDAFTALLSIPLLLMISYSKLPSSTYKLPDSKYKSKWRVLKEEQTFGIKFVWRNKFLRGLSLISIGISMMYAGILSTQVLYVQNVLNLNAGGFGLLMVLTSIGSIVAGQTASKIKLAANNGMLLSIICMGLALGFVGFTNNIYVVTILYIFAAYSVVIWNVFRLSLIQRIVDQEILGRVTSVFRLVSMGVTPFGMLFGGLIVSILENPFGLEIALRLPYILCMIVYITSFFVAYKFFKSHKNILYKS, from the coding sequence ATGAAAAAAAGACTTGGAAAAGGACTCGGAAGAAATTATTCTTTTTTATTGTCAACGGTTGCACTAAATGGTATTGGTGATGGTTTAACTATTATTGCTATACCTTGGATAGCTACTGGAATAACTGATAATGCTCTATACATTTCTTTAATTTCAGTGTTTATGTTTTTACCTTGGTTGTTATTTACTATACCGACAGGGGTTATATTAGATCGGTATTCAAACATTTACGTTATGCTGTTCACTAGTGTATTCAGGTTTATGACATTACTTATTTTTTGTCTGTTGATATACTTTGATAATTTGAGTTTTCCATCCTTAGTTATTTTATGTTTTTTTATTGGAACTGCTAAAGTTTTATTTGATAGTTCTACACAAACAATAGTCCCTAATTTAGTAGACAACGCTAATTACGAAAAGGCTAATGGTAATTTATTTAGTACAAGAATGATAACCAGTGATCTTCTTGGACAAGGTATTGGTGGATTAATAATAACTATTGCACTTTTCTTACCCATACTAATTGATGCTTTTACGGCATTATTAAGTATACCCCTGCTTTTAATGATAAGTTATTCAAAATTACCTTCAAGTACATATAAATTACCCGACTCAAAATACAAGTCTAAATGGAGAGTATTAAAAGAAGAACAGACTTTCGGCATTAAATTTGTTTGGAGAAATAAATTTTTAAGAGGTCTGTCATTAATCTCCATAGGTATTTCAATGATGTATGCTGGAATCTTGTCAACACAAGTTCTTTACGTTCAAAATGTTCTTAATCTAAATGCCGGCGGTTTTGGTCTATTAATGGTATTAACGTCAATAGGAAGTATAGTTGCTGGACAAACAGCAAGTAAAATAAAGTTAGCTGCAAATAATGGGATGTTGCTCTCTATTATATGTATGGGATTAGCATTGGGTTTTGTTGGCTTTACTAATAATATATATGTGGTTACAATACTTTATATTTTTGCCGCGTACTCAGTTGTTATCTGGAATGTTTTTAGACTTTCTTTAATACAAAGAATAGTGGATCAAGAAATATTAGGTAGAGTCACTAGTGTTTTTAGATTAGTCTCAATGGGAGTTACTCCTTTTGGCATGCTATTTGGAGGATTAATAGTGAGTATTCTTGAAAATCCATTCGGTCTAGAAATAGCCCTTAGGCTAC